One part of the Trichoplusia ni isolate ovarian cell line Hi5 chromosome 2, tn1, whole genome shotgun sequence genome encodes these proteins:
- the LOC113507791 gene encoding lipopolysaccharide-induced tumor necrosis factor-alpha factor homolog: MTSNFPDAPPPYSVEPPPQGISVVQLQPPPASNIPIAVPINAPMGPQPAILVCSSCQQQILTRTEVKNTTKTHLWALCCCVFLCWPCACLPYCMPGCKDVTHYCPNCDAYIGAHKN, translated from the exons ATGACCAGTAACTTCCCTGACGCACCACCGCCCTACTCAGTTGAGCCACCTCCACAAGGCATCTCAGTGGTACAACTTCAGCCTCCGCCTGCCTCGAACATACCCATTGCGGTACCCATCAATGCGCCGATGGGACCACAACCAGCGATCTTAGTCTGCAGTTCATGTCAACAGCAAATATTGACAAGGACCGAAGTTAAAAACACAACTAAGACTCACTTGTGGGCTCTATGTTGCTGTGTCTTTTT aTGTTGGCCCTGTGCTTGCCTACCTTACTGCATGCCTGGCTGCAAGGATGTGACGCACTACTGTCCAAACTGCGACGCATACATTGGAGCCCACAAGAATTAA
- the LOC113507800 gene encoding lipopolysaccharide-induced tumor necrosis factor-alpha factor homolog isoform X2, which yields MNIVAVGPEPSQITCPSCRATIVTRVERKATTKTHVIAVLLCLFLCWPCVCVPYCVDSCQNADHYCPNCSSYLGTYQR from the exons ATGAATATCGTAGCAGTAGGACCCGAGCCCTCTCAGATCACCTGCCCTTCCTGCAGGGCGACCATCGTCACGAGGGTTGAGAGGAAAGCCACGACAAAGACACACGTTATCGCCGTCCTTCTCTGTCTGTTCCT GTGCTGGCCATGCGTATGCGTGCCGTATTGCGTGGACTCATGCCAGAACGCTGACCACTATTGTCCTAACTGCAGTTCCTACCTCGGCACGTACCAACGATAG
- the LOC113507753 gene encoding lipopolysaccharide-induced tumor necrosis factor-alpha factor homolog isoform X2, with protein sequence MQGNPPPYSSGPPPTVVHGVQPVGVVHTVQSGTTVIHTNAGIGPVFIASNMGPMPANMACRSCGHEIVTRVDAKPSLKTHLFAALLCLIGCWPCVCIPYCANTCYNADHYCPNCSAYIGTYIH encoded by the exons ATGCAGGGTAATCCTCCACCGTACTCATCGGGTCCACCGCCCACTGTTGTCCATGGAGTGCAGCCTGTAGGAGTAGTTCACACAGTACAATCAGGAACTACAGTCATCCATACAAATGCCGGTATAGGTCCTGTGTTCATAGCCTCCAATATGGGACCGATGCCGGCAAATATGGCCTGCAGATCCTGTGGCCATGAAATTGTCACAAGAGTTGATGCGAAACCCAGTTTGAAAACTCACCTCTTCGCTGCATTACTTTGCTTGATTGG atGCTGGCCTTGCGTGTGCATCCCTTACTGCGCAAATACCTGTTACAATGCTGACCACTACTGTCCAAACTGCAGCGCGTACATTGGAACATACatacactaa
- the LOC113507800 gene encoding lipopolysaccharide-induced tumor necrosis factor-alpha factor homolog isoform X1 — translation METNKMNIVAVGPEPSQITCPSCRATIVTRVERKATTKTHVIAVLLCLFLCWPCVCVPYCVDSCQNADHYCPNCSSYLGTYQR, via the exons ATGGAG ACAAACAAGATGAATATCGTAGCAGTAGGACCCGAGCCCTCTCAGATCACCTGCCCTTCCTGCAGGGCGACCATCGTCACGAGGGTTGAGAGGAAAGCCACGACAAAGACACACGTTATCGCCGTCCTTCTCTGTCTGTTCCT GTGCTGGCCATGCGTATGCGTGCCGTATTGCGTGGACTCATGCCAGAACGCTGACCACTATTGTCCTAACTGCAGTTCCTACCTCGGCACGTACCAACGATAG
- the LOC113507753 gene encoding lipopolysaccharide-induced tumor necrosis factor-alpha factor homolog isoform X1 encodes MTDLADNPKMQGNPPPYSSGPPPTVVHGVQPVGVVHTVQSGTTVIHTNAGIGPVFIASNMGPMPANMACRSCGHEIVTRVDAKPSLKTHLFAALLCLIGCWPCVCIPYCANTCYNADHYCPNCSAYIGTYIH; translated from the exons ATGACTGACCTAGCCGATAACC caAAAATGCAGGGTAATCCTCCACCGTACTCATCGGGTCCACCGCCCACTGTTGTCCATGGAGTGCAGCCTGTAGGAGTAGTTCACACAGTACAATCAGGAACTACAGTCATCCATACAAATGCCGGTATAGGTCCTGTGTTCATAGCCTCCAATATGGGACCGATGCCGGCAAATATGGCCTGCAGATCCTGTGGCCATGAAATTGTCACAAGAGTTGATGCGAAACCCAGTTTGAAAACTCACCTCTTCGCTGCATTACTTTGCTTGATTGG atGCTGGCCTTGCGTGTGCATCCCTTACTGCGCAAATACCTGTTACAATGCTGACCACTACTGTCCAAACTGCAGCGCGTACATTGGAACATACatacactaa